The Agromyces sp. LHK192 genome includes a window with the following:
- a CDS encoding ABC transporter permease, translated as MAETAAPVTAPTDPVGGAPTTTAIRAAEPAARPRAVRRPRWGLVPLWVGYAFLYLPILIVVVMSFNDSENLFVWRGFSLRWYPELFADGQLMQGLGNTLIVATGATAIATVLGTLLAYGIQKYTRGGLIRAFAIAPAILPDLLLGIGLLTFFSLLSVTLGLHSVILAHAVFATAFVAAIVLARMASLDPSLEEASRDLGAGPFRTFTRVTLPQLAPGIVAGALLAFTLSIDEFVIAFFTTAPTQPTLPIVIYSMVRFGVTPEVNALATLLLLVSIVTVIAAQRLTRLTGTTR; from the coding sequence GTGGCTGAGACCGCTGCGCCAGTGACGGCGCCGACGGACCCGGTCGGCGGTGCGCCGACGACGACCGCGATCCGCGCTGCGGAGCCCGCGGCGCGCCCGCGAGCGGTGCGCCGCCCGCGCTGGGGGCTCGTGCCCCTCTGGGTCGGGTACGCGTTCCTGTACCTGCCGATCCTCATCGTCGTGGTGATGAGCTTCAACGACTCCGAGAACCTCTTCGTGTGGCGAGGGTTCTCGCTGCGCTGGTACCCCGAGCTCTTCGCCGACGGACAGCTCATGCAGGGGCTCGGCAACACGCTCATCGTGGCGACCGGTGCCACGGCGATCGCGACGGTGCTCGGCACGCTGCTCGCCTACGGCATCCAGAAGTACACCCGCGGCGGGCTCATCCGGGCCTTCGCCATCGCGCCGGCGATCCTGCCCGACCTGCTGCTCGGCATCGGCCTGCTCACCTTCTTCTCGCTGCTGTCGGTGACGCTCGGGCTGCACTCGGTGATCCTGGCGCACGCGGTGTTCGCGACGGCGTTCGTCGCCGCGATCGTGCTCGCCCGCATGGCGAGCCTCGACCCGAGCCTCGAGGAGGCGAGCCGCGACCTCGGTGCCGGACCCTTCCGCACGTTCACGCGCGTGACGCTGCCGCAGCTCGCCCCCGGGATCGTCGCCGGCGCCCTGCTGGCGTTCACCCTCTCGATCGACGAGTTCGTGATCGCCTTCTTCACCACGGCGCCGACGCAGCCGACGCTGCCGATCGTCATCTACTCGATGGTCCGGTTCGGCGTGACCCCCGAGGTCAACGCCCTTGCGACCCTGCTGCTCCTCGTGAGCATCGTGACCGTCATCGCCGCGCAGCGGCTGACCCGACTGACAGGAACCACCCGATGA
- a CDS encoding ABC transporter ATP-binding protein, translating into MTAPLLRVDGVRAVYGDTVALDGVSLDIAHNEFFALLGPSGCGKTTLLRSIAGFEHPAAGRIEVDGEDLLALPAHRRPVNLMFQSYALFPHLSVEKNVAYGLEAERLPKAEVRERVAEVMDVVGLAHLAKRRPGQLSGGQRQRVALARAIVKRPKLLLLDEPLSALDRQVRASMQLELKRLQHEVGLTFVVVTHDQEEAMSMADRIAVLRDGRLEQLATPQELYAKPATRFVASFIGTANLLDGRAVPGGVDVAGIGVVAAAHELAPDAPATAVIRPEDVRVTDASVAFDPARPEARAGAGSDPARLVGTVAETSFLGGASTIAIDVRELGAPVLATAPGATALVRGAEVVLRFDAAAAVARDEPVAAAGEPDASAGGPGDAEPAPGAQAVSV; encoded by the coding sequence ATGACCGCACCGCTCCTCCGCGTCGACGGCGTGCGCGCCGTGTACGGCGACACCGTCGCCCTCGACGGCGTCTCGCTCGACATCGCGCACAACGAGTTCTTCGCGCTGCTGGGCCCCTCGGGCTGCGGCAAGACGACGCTGCTGCGGTCGATCGCGGGCTTCGAGCACCCGGCCGCCGGCCGCATCGAGGTCGATGGCGAGGACCTGCTGGCCCTCCCGGCGCACCGCCGACCGGTGAACCTCATGTTCCAGAGCTATGCGCTGTTCCCGCACCTGTCGGTCGAGAAGAACGTCGCGTACGGGCTCGAGGCCGAGCGGCTCCCGAAGGCCGAGGTCCGCGAGCGCGTCGCCGAGGTGATGGACGTGGTGGGGCTCGCGCACCTCGCGAAGCGGCGGCCCGGTCAGCTCTCGGGCGGGCAGCGGCAGCGCGTGGCGCTCGCCCGCGCGATCGTGAAGCGGCCCAAGCTCCTCCTGCTCGACGAGCCGCTCTCGGCGCTCGATCGCCAGGTGCGCGCGTCGATGCAGCTCGAGCTCAAGCGCCTCCAGCACGAGGTGGGGCTGACCTTCGTCGTCGTCACGCACGACCAGGAGGAGGCCATGTCGATGGCCGACCGCATCGCGGTGCTCCGAGACGGGAGACTGGAGCAGCTCGCGACCCCGCAGGAGCTGTACGCGAAGCCCGCCACGCGGTTCGTGGCCTCGTTCATCGGCACCGCCAACCTGCTCGACGGCCGGGCGGTGCCCGGCGGCGTCGATGTCGCGGGGATCGGTGTCGTCGCCGCCGCTCACGAGCTCGCCCCCGATGCGCCGGCGACCGCCGTCATCCGGCCGGAGGACGTCCGCGTGACGGATGCCTCGGTCGCGTTCGACCCCGCCCGCCCCGAGGCACGAGCCGGCGCGGGATCCGACCCCGCCCGCCTCGTCGGCACCGTGGCGGAGACGAGCTTCCTCGGCGGAGCCTCGACGATCGCGATCGACGTCCGCGAGCTCGGCGCGCCGGTGCTCGCGACCGCGCCCGGCGCCACGGCCCTCGTCCGCGGCGCCGAGGTCGTGCTCCGGTTCGACGCAGCCGCCGCCGTCGCGCGCGACGAACCGGTCGCGGCGGCCGGCGAGCCGGATGCGTCCGCAGGCGGGCCGGGCGATGCCGAGCCGGCGCCCGGCGCTCAGGCGGTGAGCGTGTGA
- a CDS encoding TetR/AcrR family transcriptional regulator, with protein MARPKRQEERRSQLVAAAQRAIAAHGPDGARLNRVAEEAGLTSGAVLYYYPDIDELMFEANRAGMERFYEERVRMLESLDDDPVARLVALVDSGLPRDSDDTEVRLLCELGGSAGRNPLMASLLTTLFDRQVGMYQVVLEQGAARGLFTLSQPTLVIARNLVALEDAYGYRMVAKHPTIDHVAARELLLAYARLATGHTLTA; from the coding sequence ATGGCCAGGCCCAAGCGCCAGGAGGAGCGACGCAGCCAGTTGGTGGCGGCCGCCCAGCGTGCGATCGCCGCGCACGGCCCCGACGGCGCCAGGCTCAACCGCGTCGCCGAGGAAGCCGGCCTCACGTCCGGTGCGGTGCTGTACTACTACCCCGACATCGACGAGCTCATGTTCGAGGCCAACCGGGCCGGCATGGAGCGCTTCTACGAGGAGCGCGTCCGCATGCTCGAGTCGCTCGACGACGACCCCGTCGCCCGACTCGTCGCACTCGTGGACTCCGGCCTCCCGCGCGACTCCGACGACACCGAGGTGCGACTGCTGTGCGAGCTCGGGGGCTCGGCCGGACGCAACCCGCTGATGGCGTCGCTGCTGACGACCCTGTTCGACCGTCAGGTCGGCATGTACCAGGTCGTGCTCGAACAGGGCGCCGCGCGCGGACTGTTCACGCTGAGCCAGCCGACGCTGGTGATCGCGCGCAACCTCGTCGCCCTCGAGGACGCCTACGGCTACCGCATGGTCGCCAAGCACCCGACGATCGACCATGTCGCCGCCCGCGAGCTGCTGCTCGCGTACGCGCGGCTGGCGACCGGTCACACGCTCACCGCCTGA
- a CDS encoding glycosyltransferase — MAEATRTFLFMPESAYGPTNNCIGIGHELRKRGHRVVFAAERSWEGKLAALGFEEDLVDLAPPAEASDDAAAGGEDAEQDAGAFWKDYIQAISPEFRKSTAEQLETVVLPIWEELVAGAKYCEPQLRAIIERTKPDVIIEDNVLAFPALVTAGVPFVRIVSCNPLEVPGDDIAPVFSGLAADDREGWAAFRAEYDRTHRPLWEAFDAWVQEQGAPALPELEFIHHGDANLYLYPEVLDYHAERPLPEGWHRLDSSVRETEQAPADLPESFTDGTRPLVYFSLGSLGSADVALMRRVIDALAALPVNVIVSKGPLHDEFELAENMWGAEFLPQTKLIPLADLVITHGGNNTTTEALHFGKPMILLPLFWDQYDNAQRVHETGYGLRLPTYEFTAEELRGAVTSLLADEALRARTDAAGVEIRSRNGVAAAADVIERVGVAEHV; from the coding sequence ATGGCCGAAGCAACCCGCACCTTCCTGTTCATGCCCGAGAGCGCCTATGGGCCCACGAACAACTGCATCGGCATCGGCCACGAACTGCGCAAGCGCGGGCACCGCGTCGTGTTCGCCGCCGAACGTTCGTGGGAGGGCAAGCTCGCGGCACTCGGATTCGAGGAGGACCTCGTCGACCTCGCGCCGCCCGCCGAGGCATCCGACGACGCCGCCGCCGGCGGGGAGGACGCCGAGCAGGACGCCGGCGCGTTCTGGAAGGACTACATCCAGGCCATCTCGCCGGAGTTCCGCAAGTCGACGGCCGAGCAGCTCGAGACCGTGGTGCTGCCGATCTGGGAGGAACTCGTCGCCGGGGCGAAGTACTGCGAGCCGCAGTTGCGGGCCATCATCGAGCGCACGAAACCCGACGTGATCATCGAGGACAACGTCCTCGCGTTCCCGGCGCTCGTCACGGCCGGCGTGCCGTTCGTGCGCATCGTCTCGTGCAACCCGCTCGAGGTGCCCGGCGACGACATCGCGCCCGTCTTCTCCGGCCTCGCCGCCGACGACCGCGAGGGCTGGGCCGCATTCCGCGCCGAGTACGACCGAACCCACCGGCCCCTCTGGGAGGCCTTCGACGCCTGGGTGCAGGAGCAGGGCGCGCCCGCCCTGCCCGAACTCGAGTTCATCCACCACGGCGACGCGAACCTCTACCTGTACCCGGAGGTGCTCGACTACCACGCCGAGCGCCCGCTGCCCGAGGGCTGGCACCGCCTCGACTCCTCCGTCCGGGAGACCGAACAGGCCCCCGCCGACCTGCCCGAGTCGTTCACCGACGGCACGCGTCCGCTCGTCTACTTCAGCCTCGGGTCGCTCGGTTCGGCCGACGTGGCGCTCATGCGCCGCGTGATCGATGCGCTCGCCGCGCTGCCCGTCAACGTGATCGTTTCGAAGGGGCCGCTGCACGACGAGTTCGAGCTCGCCGAGAACATGTGGGGCGCGGAGTTCCTGCCGCAGACGAAGCTGATCCCGCTCGCCGACCTCGTCATCACGCACGGCGGCAACAACACCACGACCGAGGCCCTGCACTTCGGCAAACCGATGATCCTGCTGCCGCTCTTCTGGGACCAGTACGACAACGCGCAGCGCGTGCACGAGACGGGCTACGGCCTGCGCCTGCCCACGTACGAGTTCACGGCAGAGGAACTGCGCGGGGCCGTGACGAGCCTGCTCGCCGACGAGGCGCTCCGCGCCCGGACCGATGCCGCGGGCGTCGAGATCCGTTCGCGCAACGGCGTCGCCGCCGCCGCCGACGTCATCGAACGCGTCGGCGTCGCGGAGCACGTGTGA
- a CDS encoding FAD-binding oxidoreductase, protein MSATMTDAATAALADAAPVPYWTDQADAPQPRTRLEGRHTADLVVVGAGFTGLWAAWRALEREPGASVVVLDAERVAYGATGRNGGFVAASLTHGLTHGTHVWPKQVGALQEEGDRNLAELVGTIRDAGIDCDLRLTGKTTLALEPWQVDGLRAARELGARHGVDLEFQSQDEVQADVHSPTYLAGLRDRTGTVLVDPARLAWGMAADLERRGVRLFEHSAATGFSRDRAGSGAGVTVRTERGSIDAKHAIVATAAYPGPLKRLSNYLMPLYDHVLMTEPLSDAQQASIGWIEGQGLTDAGNQFHYYRPTADGRILFGGWDAVYHRGGRVRSEYEQQGGSHALLARHFLETFPQLEGIRFTHRWAGPIDSTTRFTAAYGTAIGGTVAYAVGHTGLGVGASRFSADVALDLLAGRPTSRLRYDIVRRRPMPIPPEPFRNPIIQFTRRSILAADANQGRRNLWLRTLDRFGLGFNS, encoded by the coding sequence GTGAGCGCCACCATGACGGATGCCGCCACCGCGGCGCTCGCCGACGCCGCACCCGTCCCGTACTGGACGGATCAGGCCGACGCACCGCAGCCGCGCACGCGGCTCGAGGGCCGGCACACCGCCGACCTCGTCGTGGTCGGCGCGGGCTTCACCGGCCTGTGGGCCGCCTGGCGAGCCCTCGAGCGCGAGCCCGGGGCATCCGTCGTCGTGCTCGACGCGGAGCGGGTCGCGTACGGCGCGACGGGTCGCAACGGCGGATTCGTCGCCGCATCGCTCACGCACGGGCTCACGCACGGCACGCACGTCTGGCCGAAGCAGGTCGGGGCGCTCCAGGAGGAGGGCGACCGCAACCTCGCCGAGCTGGTCGGCACGATCCGCGACGCCGGCATCGACTGCGACCTCCGGCTGACGGGCAAGACGACGCTCGCCCTCGAGCCGTGGCAGGTCGACGGACTGCGCGCGGCGCGCGAACTCGGGGCGCGGCACGGCGTCGACCTCGAGTTCCAGTCGCAGGACGAGGTACAGGCCGACGTGCACTCGCCGACCTACCTCGCCGGGCTGCGCGACCGAACCGGGACGGTGCTCGTCGACCCCGCGCGGCTGGCGTGGGGCATGGCCGCCGACCTCGAGCGACGCGGGGTGCGCCTCTTCGAGCACTCGGCCGCGACCGGCTTCTCACGCGACCGCGCGGGCTCCGGCGCCGGGGTCACGGTGCGCACGGAACGCGGATCGATCGACGCGAAGCACGCGATCGTCGCGACGGCCGCCTACCCGGGACCCCTCAAGCGGCTCTCGAACTACCTGATGCCGCTGTACGACCACGTGCTCATGACCGAGCCGCTGAGCGACGCGCAGCAGGCGTCGATCGGGTGGATCGAGGGCCAGGGGCTCACCGACGCCGGCAACCAGTTCCACTACTACCGCCCGACCGCCGACGGCCGGATCCTCTTCGGCGGATGGGACGCGGTCTACCATCGCGGCGGCAGGGTGCGGTCGGAGTACGAGCAGCAGGGCGGTTCGCACGCCCTGCTCGCCCGGCACTTCCTCGAGACGTTCCCGCAGCTCGAGGGCATCCGGTTCACCCACCGCTGGGCCGGGCCGATCGACTCGACGACCCGCTTCACGGCCGCGTACGGCACCGCGATCGGCGGCACCGTCGCCTACGCCGTCGGCCACACCGGCCTCGGCGTCGGCGCCTCGCGGTTCTCGGCCGACGTCGCCCTCGACCTGCTCGCCGGCCGCCCGACCTCGCGACTGCGGTACGACATCGTGCGCCGCAGGCCGATGCCGATCCCGCCGGAGCCGTTCCGCAACCCCATCATCCAGTTCACCCGGCGCAGCATCCTCGCCGCCGACGCGAACCAGGGCCGCCGCAATCTCTGGCTCCGGACCCTCGACCGCTTCGGTTTGGGCTTCAACTCGTAG
- a CDS encoding aminobutyraldehyde dehydrogenase yields MTTTGTSTTTGTFIGGYRDGSGETAAIENPATEQVVAELRTSGVADVGEAAAAARAAQPDWAAKTPGERSLALLRLADAIEADAEHLARLEVEDSGKPWTTAFDGELPFGVDNLRFFAGAARSLDGTGAGSFSNGYTSILTRRPVGVVAGITPWNFPLIMAIWKAGPALAAGNAVILKPAPATPRTTLRLAELAVQAGLPEGLLNVVTGDAEVGQALVTHREVDMVSVTGSTQTGKAVMRGAVEGVKRVHLELGGKAPVVVFADADLASMAHAVTMGATYNSGQDCTAATRVYLERSIYDDGVAALRDAISQVVAGDPMDAESHIGPLVSKAHRSRVEGFVSRAVAEGAEALVGGHAIDRVGSYFAPTLLVGAAQSSEIVQGEVFGPVLVVLPFDGEAEGIALANDSAYGLASSVWTSDVSRALRVSQSLDVGVTWVNDHLPIASEAPHGGVKGSGFGKDMSIEPLLDYSVTRHLMIRHAAPPETTGFRPA; encoded by the coding sequence ATGACCACTACCGGCACGTCGACCACCACCGGCACGTTCATCGGCGGATACCGCGACGGCAGCGGCGAGACCGCGGCGATCGAGAACCCGGCGACCGAGCAGGTCGTCGCCGAGCTCCGCACCTCGGGCGTCGCCGACGTCGGCGAGGCCGCCGCCGCGGCCCGAGCGGCACAGCCCGACTGGGCTGCGAAGACGCCGGGAGAGCGGTCGCTCGCGCTGCTGCGGCTCGCCGACGCGATCGAGGCCGACGCCGAGCACCTCGCGAGGCTCGAGGTCGAGGACTCCGGAAAGCCGTGGACCACCGCGTTCGACGGCGAACTGCCCTTCGGCGTGGACAACCTGCGGTTCTTCGCGGGCGCCGCCCGCTCGCTCGACGGCACCGGCGCGGGGTCGTTCTCGAACGGCTACACGTCGATCCTCACGCGTCGCCCGGTCGGCGTCGTCGCCGGCATCACACCGTGGAACTTCCCGCTCATCATGGCGATCTGGAAGGCCGGGCCCGCGCTCGCCGCGGGCAACGCGGTGATCCTGAAGCCCGCGCCGGCCACGCCGCGGACCACCCTCCGCCTGGCCGAGCTGGCCGTGCAGGCCGGGCTCCCCGAGGGCCTGCTCAACGTCGTCACGGGCGACGCCGAGGTCGGGCAGGCGCTCGTCACCCACCGCGAGGTCGACATGGTGAGCGTGACCGGGTCGACCCAGACCGGCAAGGCCGTGATGCGCGGGGCGGTCGAGGGCGTCAAGCGCGTGCACCTCGAACTCGGCGGCAAGGCCCCGGTCGTCGTCTTCGCCGACGCCGATCTCGCGTCGATGGCCCACGCGGTCACCATGGGCGCCACGTACAACTCGGGACAGGACTGCACGGCCGCGACCCGGGTGTACCTCGAACGGTCGATCTACGACGACGGCGTCGCCGCGCTGCGCGACGCGATCTCGCAGGTCGTCGCGGGCGACCCCATGGACGCCGAGAGCCACATCGGCCCGCTCGTCTCGAAGGCGCACCGCTCGCGCGTCGAGGGCTTCGTGTCGCGCGCGGTGGCGGAGGGTGCCGAGGCGCTCGTCGGCGGTCACGCGATCGACCGCGTCGGCTCGTACTTCGCACCCACCCTGCTGGTCGGCGCCGCGCAGTCGTCGGAGATCGTGCAGGGCGAGGTCTTCGGCCCGGTGCTCGTCGTGCTGCCGTTCGACGGCGAGGCCGAGGGCATCGCGCTCGCCAACGACAGCGCATACGGGCTCGCGTCGTCGGTCTGGACGAGCGATGTCTCGCGCGCGCTGCGCGTCAGCCAGTCGCTCGACGTCGGTGTCACCTGGGTCAACGACCACCTGCCGATCGCGTCCGAGGCGCCGCACGGCGGCGTCAAGGGCTCGGGCTTCGGCAAGGACATGTCGATCGAGCCGCTGCTCGACTACTCGGTCACGCGCCACCTGATGATCCGGCACGCCGCACCGCCGGAGACGACGGGGTTCCGACCGGCCTGA
- a CDS encoding rhodanese-related sulfurtransferase — MPLAKILLFYAFAPLADPDAIRLWQRDLCESLGLRGRILISKDGVNGTLGGEMSALKRYIRKTRDHAALQAADFKWSEGTGLDADGRSLDFPKLSVKVRDEIVSFGAPGELAVDADGVVGGGARLTPDALHDLVDERGDEVVFFDGRNALEAAIGRFRDAIVPPTETTRDFVDLLDSGAYDHLKGRPVVTYCTGGIRCEVLSSLMASRGFGEVYQLEGGIVRYGERYGDDGLWDGSLYVFDGRGSVDFSDHTAVIGRCAGCGAPTKRTANCPDASCRRQFVACESCDAVPCGEHAAAG; from the coding sequence GTGCCGCTCGCCAAGATCCTGCTCTTCTACGCGTTCGCGCCGCTCGCCGATCCCGACGCGATCCGGCTCTGGCAGCGCGACCTCTGCGAGTCCCTCGGCCTGCGCGGACGCATCCTCATCTCGAAGGACGGCGTCAACGGCACCCTCGGCGGAGAGATGTCGGCGCTCAAGCGGTACATCCGGAAGACCCGCGACCACGCCGCGTTGCAGGCCGCGGACTTCAAGTGGAGCGAGGGCACCGGGCTCGACGCCGACGGGCGCAGCCTCGACTTCCCCAAGCTGAGCGTCAAGGTGCGCGACGAGATCGTGAGCTTCGGGGCCCCCGGCGAACTCGCCGTCGACGCGGACGGCGTCGTCGGCGGCGGCGCACGCCTCACGCCCGACGCCCTGCACGACCTCGTCGACGAGCGCGGCGACGAGGTCGTGTTCTTCGACGGCCGCAACGCGCTCGAAGCCGCCATCGGCCGGTTCCGCGACGCGATCGTTCCACCGACCGAGACCACCCGCGACTTCGTCGACCTGCTCGACTCCGGGGCCTACGACCACCTCAAGGGGCGCCCGGTCGTGACCTACTGCACCGGCGGCATCCGCTGCGAGGTGCTGTCGAGCCTCATGGCCTCGCGCGGGTTCGGCGAGGTCTACCAGCTCGAAGGCGGCATCGTGCGGTACGGCGAACGCTACGGCGACGACGGCCTGTGGGACGGCTCGCTCTACGTGTTCGACGGGCGCGGCTCGGTCGACTTCAGCGACCACACGGCCGTGATCGGCCGCTGCGCCGGCTGCGGCGCGCCGACGAAGCGCACCGCGAACTGCCCGGATGCCTCGTGCCGCCGCCAGTTCGTGGCGTGCGAGTCGTGCGACGCGGTGCCCTGCGGGGAGCACGCGGCGGCCGGCTGA
- a CDS encoding YbhB/YbcL family Raf kinase inhibitor-like protein: protein MLDVDPYGALQRARPVDSFPVTSTDVAEGAPLARAQWSVPAGGADRSPQLSWSGFPERTRGFAITCFDPDAPSGSGWWHWAVANLPLSVTSLEAGAGSPTGPPLPEDAIVLRNEDGERGFTGAAPPRGTGPHRYQFVVHALDVPSLDLDPDATPANLGARCYFHALARGILTATASRD from the coding sequence ATGCTCGACGTCGACCCGTACGGAGCCCTGCAGCGAGCGCGACCGGTCGACTCGTTCCCGGTCACGAGCACGGATGTCGCGGAGGGCGCCCCGCTCGCGCGGGCGCAGTGGAGCGTGCCGGCCGGCGGCGCAGACCGGTCTCCGCAGCTGAGCTGGTCGGGGTTCCCCGAGCGCACGCGCGGCTTCGCGATCACCTGCTTCGACCCGGATGCCCCGAGCGGCTCCGGCTGGTGGCACTGGGCGGTCGCGAACCTGCCGCTGTCGGTCACGAGCCTCGAGGCCGGCGCCGGCTCGCCGACCGGACCGCCGCTGCCGGAGGACGCGATCGTACTGCGCAACGAGGACGGCGAGCGCGGCTTCACCGGTGCCGCGCCGCCGAGGGGCACGGGGCCGCACCGCTATCAGTTCGTCGTGCACGCGCTCGACGTGCCGAGCCTCGACCTCGATCCGGATGCCACTCCGGCCAACCTCGGCGCCCGGTGCTACTTCCACGCGCTCGCGCGCGGCATCCTCACCGCCACGGCGTCTCGCGACTGA
- a CDS encoding LysE family translocator: MVPLENLWAFVIASVVLIAVPGPSVLFVIGRSLALGRLGGLLSVVGNAAGMIPLVAAVALGVGAIVAESVVLFTVIKFAGAAYLVYLGIQAIRHRADAAAAVEGGAAPRSHLRQLAEGFVVGISNPKTIAFFVAVLPQFVDFHAGSIPLQLLELGIVFIVLALVFDSVWALAASSARDWFGRSPKRAARLAATGGVMMIGLGGVLALTGNKH, translated from the coding sequence ATGGTCCCCCTCGAGAACCTCTGGGCATTCGTGATCGCGTCGGTGGTGCTGATCGCCGTCCCCGGTCCGAGCGTGCTGTTCGTGATCGGACGATCGCTCGCGCTCGGGCGCCTCGGTGGACTGCTCAGCGTCGTGGGCAACGCGGCCGGGATGATCCCGCTCGTCGCCGCAGTGGCGCTCGGCGTGGGCGCGATCGTCGCCGAGTCGGTCGTGCTCTTCACCGTCATCAAGTTCGCCGGCGCGGCATACCTGGTCTACCTCGGCATCCAGGCGATCCGTCACCGGGCCGACGCCGCGGCCGCCGTCGAGGGTGGCGCGGCACCGCGATCGCACCTGCGCCAGCTCGCCGAGGGGTTCGTCGTCGGCATCTCGAACCCGAAGACGATCGCGTTCTTCGTGGCCGTGCTGCCGCAGTTCGTCGACTTCCACGCCGGGTCGATCCCCCTGCAGCTCCTCGAACTCGGCATCGTCTTCATCGTGCTGGCGCTCGTGTTCGACTCCGTGTGGGCGCTCGCGGCCAGCTCGGCCCGCGACTGGTTCGGGCGATCGCCGAAGCGCGCCGCCCGCCTCGCGGCCACCGGCGGGGTCATGATGATCGGGCTCGGCGGCGTGCTCGCCCTCACGGGCAACAAGCACTGA
- a CDS encoding glyoxalase/bleomycin resistance/extradiol dioxygenase family protein, which produces MIESAFPILEVPDMERALAFYRDAFGGDVTYAFPPEGGDPVYVALAVGRSSLGIGLAESPLPPGNVLLWFYVDDVDRVTGELAAHGAEVLEDPVDQPWGERTSLVTDPFGTRIRLGAPAAGSGAAADPT; this is translated from the coding sequence GTGATCGAGTCCGCATTCCCGATCCTCGAGGTGCCCGACATGGAACGGGCCCTCGCCTTCTACCGCGATGCGTTCGGGGGCGACGTGACCTACGCGTTCCCGCCCGAGGGCGGTGATCCGGTGTACGTGGCGCTCGCCGTCGGCCGGTCGTCCCTCGGGATCGGGCTCGCCGAGTCCCCGCTCCCGCCCGGCAACGTCCTGCTCTGGTTCTACGTCGACGACGTCGACCGGGTGACCGGCGAGCTGGCCGCTCACGGTGCCGAGGTACTCGAGGACCCGGTCGACCAGCCGTGGGGCGAGCGCACGTCGCTGGTGACCGACCCGTTCGGCACGCGGATCCGGCTGGGCGCGCCGGCCGCAGGGTCGGGCGCCGCAGCCGACCCGACGTGA
- a CDS encoding enoyl-CoA hydratase/isomerase family protein, translating into MIEHLSATVADGVGHVTLNRPNALNALSYDMVVALTEVFEAWRHDSEVGLVVLDGAGERGFCAGGDIRELRSFIAEGRIGDAQTFFRTEYRLDRAIARYPKPVVAILDGITMGGGIGLAGHASIRIVTERSRLAMPETRIGFTPDVGGTWLLANAPGELGVHLALNSRTMDAADAIHAGFADYFVPSERLPHLLQALGERADPGTPSEIALLFDETPDASALARDRSWVDDCYSAPTVAEILARLRALADDGHEAAAAAASELDGLSPTALTVTLAAVRRARTLASLEDALEQEFRTVSWFLEQPDLLEGIRAQVIDKDRDPTWRPASLADLPADLGDRVLDTVVEPGVFDRG; encoded by the coding sequence GTGATCGAGCACCTCTCCGCAACCGTGGCCGACGGCGTCGGCCACGTCACGCTGAACCGTCCGAACGCGCTGAACGCGCTGAGCTACGACATGGTCGTCGCGCTGACCGAGGTCTTCGAGGCCTGGCGTCACGACTCCGAGGTCGGCCTCGTCGTGCTCGATGGCGCGGGGGAGCGGGGGTTCTGCGCCGGCGGCGACATCCGGGAACTCCGCTCCTTCATCGCGGAAGGCCGCATCGGCGACGCGCAGACGTTCTTCCGCACGGAGTACCGGCTCGACCGGGCGATCGCGCGCTACCCGAAGCCGGTGGTCGCGATCCTGGACGGCATCACGATGGGCGGCGGCATCGGCCTGGCCGGGCACGCGTCGATCCGCATCGTCACCGAGCGGTCGAGGCTCGCGATGCCCGAGACCCGCATCGGGTTCACGCCCGACGTCGGCGGCACGTGGTTGCTCGCGAACGCCCCCGGCGAACTCGGCGTGCACCTCGCGCTCAACTCGCGCACGATGGACGCCGCCGACGCGATCCACGCAGGATTCGCCGACTACTTCGTGCCGTCCGAGCGCCTCCCGCACCTGCTGCAGGCACTCGGGGAGCGTGCCGACCCGGGGACGCCGTCGGAGATCGCGCTGCTGTTCGACGAGACGCCGGATGCCTCCGCGCTCGCGCGCGACCGCTCGTGGGTCGACGACTGCTATTCCGCGCCGACCGTCGCCGAGATCCTCGCTCGGCTGCGCGCGCTCGCCGACGACGGGCACGAGGCCGCGGCCGCGGCTGCATCCGAGCTCGACGGGCTGTCGCCGACGGCGCTGACGGTCACGCTCGCGGCGGTGCGCCGCGCGCGGACGCTCGCGAGCCTCGAAGACGCCCTCGAGCAGGAGTTCCGAACGGTGTCGTGGTTCCTCGAGCAGCCCGACCTGTTGGAGGGCATCCGCGCGCAGGTCATCGACAAGGATCGCGATCCCACGTGGCGGCCGGCGAGCCTCGCCGACCTGCCGGCCGACCTGGGCGACCGGGTGCTCGATACGGTCGTGGAGCCGGGCGTGTTCGACCGGGGATGA